The following coding sequences are from one Arthrobacter sp. PvP023 window:
- a CDS encoding urea amidolyase associated protein UAAP1, translating into MTQTLESAQPAAGTDAAGTATTAGARAHARAQHGRTADTMIHVPATTAPERLTAGLPAGAAASLTWAESLAFGRYTHLELARGTRIRLTDTDGDACVHAVLFRAGASHERINVADTVKVPWQAYLGPGHPLLSDAGRLMATVVADSSGRHDALTGTTSLAGNQAKYGAGSAHSASPAGRELLTLGALKHGISQREVPPSISFFKGTAVDADGTIRFTGSAGAGTALELLLQMDAVLVLANTAHPLDPRPDFTGSTVDIVAWQAPEDLAALAAGDLGFAPGPEHLLALQNTELDFTARTSA; encoded by the coding sequence ATGACACAGACCCTCGAATCCGCCCAGCCCGCTGCCGGAACCGACGCTGCCGGAACCGCCACCACTGCGGGTGCGCGCGCCCATGCCCGCGCCCAGCACGGACGGACTGCGGACACCATGATCCACGTGCCTGCGACCACGGCACCCGAACGCCTCACGGCCGGGCTGCCCGCGGGGGCCGCCGCCTCACTCACCTGGGCAGAATCGCTCGCGTTCGGGCGGTACACCCACCTTGAACTGGCCCGCGGTACCAGGATCAGGCTCACCGATACGGACGGCGACGCCTGCGTCCATGCCGTGCTCTTCCGGGCCGGTGCGAGCCATGAGCGGATCAACGTCGCGGACACCGTCAAGGTCCCGTGGCAGGCCTACCTCGGGCCGGGCCATCCCCTGCTCTCCGATGCCGGCCGGTTGATGGCCACCGTCGTGGCCGATTCCTCCGGCAGGCACGATGCCCTCACCGGAACCACCAGCCTCGCAGGCAACCAGGCCAAATACGGTGCAGGCTCCGCGCACAGCGCCTCACCTGCAGGCCGCGAACTGCTGACCCTCGGCGCCCTCAAGCACGGCATCAGCCAGCGGGAAGTGCCGCCGTCGATCTCCTTCTTCAAGGGCACCGCCGTGGACGCGGACGGCACCATCCGGTTCACCGGCAGCGCCGGTGCCGGCACCGCCCTCGAACTCCTCCTGCAGATGGACGCTGTTCTGGTGCTGGCCAACACCGCCCACCCGCTGGACCCGCGTCCGGATTTCACCGGAAGCACCGTGGACATCGTTGCGTGGCAGGCGCCCGAAGACCTCGCCGCCCTTGCCGCCGGAGACCTGGGATTCGCCCCGGGCCCCGAGCACCTGCTTGCCCTCCAGAACACTGAACTCGACTTCACCGCAAGGACTTCCGCATGA
- a CDS encoding VOC family protein — MLSIGSIVIRVDDLPAQMAFWQAALGFEPRHDPEDDFVILQPPGGPGTCISLDRVPSSVHIPPRIHLDLYTEDQSGEVQRLLDLGATRIEWSKRPADADYVIMADPEGNRFCVIDTAGRGDAQRSETST; from the coding sequence ATGCTGAGCATTGGCTCGATCGTGATCCGCGTTGATGACCTCCCGGCCCAGATGGCCTTTTGGCAGGCCGCCCTGGGCTTTGAACCGCGGCACGATCCCGAGGACGACTTCGTGATCCTGCAGCCTCCGGGCGGCCCGGGCACCTGCATATCGTTGGACCGCGTGCCGTCGTCGGTCCACATCCCGCCGCGCATCCACCTGGACCTCTACACCGAGGACCAGAGCGGCGAAGTGCAGCGGCTCCTTGACCTGGGCGCCACCCGCATTGAGTGGAGCAAACGGCCCGCCGACGCGGACTACGTGATCATGGCCGATCCCGAGGGCAACCGTTTCTGCGTCATCGACACTGCCGGCCGCGGCGACGCCCAGCGGTCCGAGACGAGCACATAG
- the atzF gene encoding allophanate hydrolase → MSGSATARVTAALAAIDAVDRPEIWIQVRGREDLLAEAACIDADAASGRELPLAGLLLAVKNNVDVAGVTTTAACPGFGYEPAEDAVAVARLRAAGALVLGSTNLDQFATGLVGTRSPYGAVRDARRPDRISGGSSSGSAVAVALGLADIAVGTDTAGSGRVPAGLQGIVGIKPTLNVVSTAGMVPACRSWDTATILARDLATAELAMGIMAGESRTWPADVRLAAPSRPRVAYPASLPALPEEWAAEFGAQIERLRSTGVDAEPIELDVFLQAARLLYDGALVAERHAAVGSFIDAANAGDQPGSGTAAGLDPTVTGIITAAGRVPAHQYVRDTAALEELRREALSRLEGFDALIVPTTPFHPTLAEVAADPVGVNSRMGTYTNFCNLFDMCAVAVPAGTVADAGGDGVSQFGLTVVGRTFDDGVVADIARRIEATPDLPALFASGSAPSRPSAQQLPWLVAAGAGAVPLVVVGAHRKGQPLVAELERRGAFWDGPVTLAARYRMVALDTHPPKPGVIRSNDGAELAAERWLLSGAALGSFLAELPEPMLLGSVQLTDGSTAVGFACDAVAASLGRDITHFGDWLLAQAAAEDSTDRAGQGIWRQTGEALLTGLQRGRR, encoded by the coding sequence ATGAGCGGATCAGCCACCGCCCGGGTGACGGCGGCACTCGCCGCGATCGACGCCGTCGACCGTCCCGAAATCTGGATCCAAGTCCGGGGCCGTGAGGACCTGCTGGCGGAGGCCGCCTGCATCGACGCCGACGCGGCGTCCGGCAGGGAACTTCCCCTGGCCGGACTCCTGCTGGCGGTCAAGAACAACGTGGACGTCGCCGGGGTCACCACGACGGCGGCGTGCCCCGGTTTCGGCTACGAGCCCGCCGAAGATGCCGTGGCAGTGGCCCGGCTGCGCGCCGCCGGGGCCCTGGTGCTGGGCTCAACAAACCTGGACCAGTTCGCCACCGGGCTGGTGGGAACCCGCAGCCCGTACGGCGCGGTCCGCGATGCGCGGCGGCCGGACCGGATCTCGGGCGGGTCCAGTTCGGGGTCCGCCGTGGCCGTGGCCCTGGGGCTGGCGGACATTGCCGTCGGGACGGACACCGCCGGCTCCGGCCGGGTTCCGGCGGGGCTGCAGGGAATCGTGGGCATCAAGCCCACCCTCAACGTGGTGTCCACCGCGGGAATGGTGCCCGCGTGCCGGTCCTGGGACACTGCCACCATCCTGGCCCGCGACCTGGCTACCGCTGAACTGGCCATGGGGATCATGGCCGGGGAATCGCGGACATGGCCTGCGGACGTGCGCCTGGCCGCGCCGTCCCGTCCGCGGGTGGCCTATCCGGCGTCACTTCCGGCGCTGCCGGAGGAATGGGCTGCGGAGTTCGGCGCCCAGATCGAGCGGCTGCGCTCCACCGGTGTGGACGCCGAGCCGATCGAACTGGACGTCTTCCTGCAGGCGGCCAGGCTGCTGTACGACGGCGCCCTCGTGGCAGAGCGCCACGCCGCCGTCGGGTCCTTCATCGACGCTGCAAACGCGGGTGACCAGCCCGGAAGCGGCACCGCGGCCGGGCTGGACCCGACGGTCACCGGCATCATCACCGCGGCAGGCCGCGTGCCCGCGCATCAGTACGTGCGCGACACTGCGGCGCTGGAGGAGCTGAGACGCGAAGCCCTGTCCCGGCTTGAGGGATTCGATGCGCTGATCGTGCCCACCACTCCGTTCCATCCAACGCTGGCCGAGGTCGCCGCGGACCCCGTGGGCGTGAACTCGCGCATGGGTACGTACACCAACTTCTGCAACCTCTTCGATATGTGTGCGGTCGCGGTGCCCGCCGGCACCGTCGCAGACGCCGGAGGCGATGGAGTCTCACAGTTCGGCCTCACCGTTGTGGGAAGGACGTTCGACGACGGCGTGGTGGCCGATATCGCCCGAAGGATCGAAGCGACACCGGACCTCCCGGCCCTGTTTGCCTCCGGGTCAGCACCGAGCCGTCCTTCGGCTCAGCAGCTGCCGTGGCTCGTGGCCGCCGGCGCGGGGGCTGTGCCGCTCGTGGTGGTGGGTGCCCACCGCAAAGGCCAGCCGCTGGTGGCCGAGCTGGAACGGCGGGGCGCGTTCTGGGACGGTCCGGTCACGCTGGCGGCCCGGTACCGAATGGTGGCTCTGGACACGCACCCGCCCAAGCCCGGCGTCATCCGTTCCAACGACGGTGCGGAACTGGCAGCAGAGCGGTGGCTACTGTCCGGGGCCGCGCTGGGATCGTTCCTCGCGGAGCTTCCCGAGCCCATGCTCCTGGGATCGGTCCAGCTCACTGACGGTTCCACCGCCGTGGGATTTGCCTGCGATGCGGTAGCGGCGTCCCTTGGCAGGGACATCACGCATTTCGGGGACTGGCTGCTGGCCCAAGCCGCGGCGGAAGATTCCACCGACAGAGCAGGCCAGGGCATCTGGAGGCAGACCGGCGAGGCTTTACTGACGGGTCTGCAGCGCGGCCGGCGGTAG
- a CDS encoding urea amidolyase associated protein UAAP2, whose product MNTPTLTFQPDAATAALVPGHVVLDEYVEARGPWSAVVEAGDVLTIVDLDGNQAVDCLLYAAGDTATRYSAAATIAAQRSIVLTTGSVLRADSGEALMTVAADEVGVHDTIGGACSQESNTLRYGQHTHEQHACVENFLIEGSKWGLGKRDLVSNINWFMNVPVDPDGALGIVDGLSAPGKRVALRAEADTLVLVSNCPQINNPCNGFNPTPVRMIVTRPEASR is encoded by the coding sequence ATGAACACGCCCACACTCACTTTCCAGCCGGACGCCGCAACCGCCGCCCTGGTCCCGGGACACGTCGTCCTCGACGAATACGTCGAAGCGCGCGGCCCGTGGTCCGCCGTGGTGGAAGCCGGGGACGTGCTCACCATCGTGGATCTTGACGGCAACCAGGCCGTGGACTGCCTCCTCTACGCTGCGGGCGACACCGCCACACGCTACTCCGCCGCCGCAACCATCGCCGCGCAGCGATCCATTGTCCTGACCACCGGGTCCGTGCTGCGGGCGGACAGCGGCGAAGCGCTGATGACCGTCGCGGCCGATGAAGTGGGCGTCCACGACACCATCGGCGGCGCCTGCTCACAGGAATCGAACACCCTGCGCTACGGCCAACACACGCACGAACAGCATGCCTGCGTGGAGAACTTCCTCATCGAAGGCTCCAAATGGGGCCTCGGAAAGCGGGACCTCGTCTCCAACATCAACTGGTTCATGAACGTACCCGTGGACCCGGACGGTGCGCTCGGCATCGTGGACGGGCTCTCCGCCCCCGGCAAACGCGTGGCACTGCGTGCCGAGGCGGACACCCTGGTCCTGGTTTCGAACTGCCCCCAGATCAACAACCCTTGCAACGGCTTCAACCCCACGCCCGTGCGCATGATCGTCACCCGTCCGGAGGCCTCCCGATGA
- the uca gene encoding urea carboxylase gives MNRFDTLLVANRGEIACRIIESAKKIGLRTVAVFSEADRGAKHVRLADEAVLLGPAPAKESYLRVDAILAAAAATGAGAIHPGYGFLSEDAGFAEAVEAAGLVFVGPTPDQLRIFGTKHTARDAAQRAGVPMIAGSGLLEDLDVAITASATIGFPLMLKATGGGGGIGMAVCRTEAELAENYARVARLASSSFGTAGVFAERYIEHARHVEVQIFGDGEGRVVSLGDRDCSLQRRHQKVLEEAPAPDLPAGLREELHRSSRALCASVGYRSAGTVEFVYDPVRQEASFLEVNARLQVEHPVTEAVTGVDLVEWMLNLAQQRPVLDGLPDSLPVTGHAVEARIYAEDPARNFQPSAGTVTNAQYPGSDVVRVDAWVETGSEVSTNYDPLLGKLISFGASRDEALDSLADALAQTRMDGIETNLGMLRSVTGLDVVRTATHSTSTLDSVGDPEPRITVERPGLQTSVQDWPGRTGLWQVGVPPSGPMDDLSFRLGNKALGNPEGAPGLEFTMAGPALRVTHATTVCVTGAEVAVTVNGQSVPAWEPVTVPAGGVLDVGSAEGAGLRGYILFEGGLDIPTYLGSASTFTLGQFGGHGGRVLRAGDVLRTVAGAAPDTVPAPVPADSRPALTTQWELMVVEGPHGAPEFFQREDINDLFAASYEVHFNSARTGVRLIGPKPRWARNDGGEAGLHPSNIHDTAYSVGALDFTGDTPILLGPDGPSLGGFVCPVTVVTGERWKLGQLRPGDTVRFVPVKTVQAPSAKELGPARQRLILPASSSGRLQGDGDDGVLGRVPEGDGRPAVTYRRSGDDNLLVEYGDMVLDLGLRARVHALHQELEKLRIPGIVDLTPGIRSLQVKADPSVLPTSRLLGIVREIETALPASSELVVPSRTVRLPLSWDDPATREAIERYMAGVRDDAPWCPWNIEFIRRINGLDSVNDVFDTVFNADYLVLGLGDVYLGAPVATPLDPRHRLVTTKYNPARTWTPENAVGIGGAYMCIYGMEGPGGYQFVGRTTQVWSRHATAAPFEPGSPWLLRFFDRISWYPVSPEELLDLRADMAAGRGRGVEIEDGTFSLAEHEDFLEENSDSIAAFRARQEKAFAIERKAWEDAGEFDRAEKAVAIAPPSEEVVVPDGGTLVSSPFAASVWKVDVAPGDKVVAGQPLVSIEAMKMETVLTAPSDGIVYRVLPSAGSQVVAGEPLVVLEAAELNEKALVLEGSAA, from the coding sequence ATGAACCGCTTCGACACCCTGCTCGTCGCCAACCGCGGCGAAATCGCCTGCCGGATCATCGAGTCCGCCAAAAAGATCGGGCTGCGCACCGTGGCCGTGTTCTCGGAGGCGGACCGCGGCGCCAAGCACGTGCGCCTCGCCGATGAAGCCGTCCTGCTCGGGCCGGCACCCGCCAAGGAGTCCTACCTCCGGGTCGACGCCATCCTGGCTGCGGCTGCGGCCACCGGCGCCGGCGCCATCCACCCCGGCTACGGCTTCCTGTCCGAGGACGCCGGGTTCGCCGAGGCCGTGGAAGCCGCCGGGCTCGTCTTCGTCGGCCCCACCCCGGACCAGCTGCGGATCTTCGGCACCAAGCACACCGCCCGGGACGCCGCCCAGCGTGCCGGAGTGCCCATGATCGCCGGCTCGGGACTCCTCGAGGACCTTGATGTAGCCATCACGGCCTCCGCCACGATCGGCTTCCCGCTGATGCTCAAGGCCACCGGCGGAGGCGGCGGCATCGGCATGGCCGTCTGCCGCACCGAAGCCGAACTGGCCGAGAACTACGCCCGGGTGGCCCGGCTTGCCAGCTCAAGCTTCGGCACCGCGGGCGTCTTCGCCGAGCGCTACATCGAACACGCCCGCCACGTCGAGGTCCAGATTTTCGGCGACGGCGAAGGCCGCGTCGTCAGCCTCGGGGACCGTGACTGCTCGCTGCAGCGCCGGCACCAGAAAGTCCTCGAAGAGGCGCCCGCGCCGGACCTTCCGGCCGGGCTGCGCGAGGAGCTGCACCGCAGCTCGCGCGCACTCTGCGCCTCCGTGGGCTACCGCTCCGCCGGGACCGTGGAGTTCGTCTACGACCCCGTCCGGCAGGAAGCATCCTTCCTCGAAGTAAACGCCCGCCTCCAGGTGGAGCACCCGGTCACGGAAGCCGTCACCGGCGTCGACCTCGTGGAATGGATGCTCAACCTGGCCCAGCAGCGGCCAGTGCTGGACGGCCTGCCGGACAGCCTCCCGGTGACCGGGCACGCCGTGGAAGCACGGATCTACGCGGAAGACCCGGCCCGCAACTTCCAGCCCAGCGCCGGAACCGTCACCAACGCCCAATACCCGGGCTCCGACGTCGTCCGCGTCGACGCGTGGGTGGAAACCGGCAGCGAGGTGTCCACCAACTACGACCCGCTCCTTGGCAAGCTCATCTCCTTTGGCGCGAGCCGGGACGAAGCCCTCGACTCCCTGGCGGACGCCTTGGCGCAAACCCGCATGGACGGCATCGAAACCAACCTCGGGATGCTGCGCTCCGTCACCGGCCTGGACGTGGTCCGCACCGCCACGCACTCCACCAGCACCCTGGACAGCGTGGGCGACCCCGAACCCCGCATCACCGTGGAGCGCCCCGGCCTGCAGACGAGCGTGCAGGACTGGCCCGGACGGACCGGCCTCTGGCAGGTGGGCGTGCCGCCGAGCGGCCCCATGGACGACCTCTCCTTCCGGCTGGGCAACAAGGCGCTGGGCAATCCGGAAGGGGCACCCGGACTTGAATTCACCATGGCCGGCCCGGCGCTGCGCGTCACCCACGCCACCACCGTCTGCGTCACCGGCGCAGAGGTGGCCGTCACCGTCAACGGACAATCTGTTCCGGCCTGGGAACCCGTCACGGTCCCCGCGGGCGGCGTGCTCGACGTCGGATCGGCCGAGGGTGCCGGACTGCGCGGCTACATCCTCTTCGAGGGCGGCCTCGACATCCCGACATACCTCGGCAGCGCTTCCACCTTCACCCTCGGCCAGTTCGGCGGCCACGGCGGCCGCGTGCTCCGCGCCGGCGACGTGCTCCGCACCGTGGCCGGGGCGGCACCCGACACCGTGCCCGCGCCGGTCCCGGCGGACAGCCGCCCGGCCCTGACCACGCAATGGGAGCTCATGGTGGTGGAAGGACCGCACGGAGCTCCGGAGTTCTTCCAGCGCGAGGACATCAACGACCTGTTCGCAGCGTCCTACGAGGTGCACTTCAACTCGGCCAGGACCGGCGTCCGCCTCATCGGCCCGAAGCCGCGCTGGGCACGGAACGACGGCGGCGAGGCGGGCCTGCACCCCTCCAACATCCACGACACCGCCTACTCGGTGGGCGCCCTGGACTTCACCGGGGACACACCCATCCTGCTCGGCCCGGACGGGCCCAGCCTGGGCGGCTTCGTCTGCCCGGTCACCGTGGTGACCGGCGAGCGCTGGAAGCTCGGCCAGCTCCGCCCCGGCGACACGGTCCGCTTCGTTCCGGTGAAGACCGTCCAGGCGCCGTCCGCCAAAGAGCTTGGCCCTGCCCGGCAGCGGCTGATCCTCCCCGCTTCCAGCAGCGGCCGCTTACAGGGCGACGGCGACGACGGTGTTCTCGGCCGCGTGCCGGAAGGCGACGGCCGTCCGGCCGTGACGTACCGCCGCTCCGGCGACGACAACCTGCTCGTGGAATACGGCGACATGGTGCTGGACCTCGGCCTCCGTGCCCGGGTCCACGCCCTTCACCAGGAGCTCGAGAAGCTGCGGATTCCCGGCATCGTGGACCTGACACCCGGCATCCGCTCGCTCCAGGTCAAAGCGGACCCGTCGGTCCTCCCCACTTCGCGCCTGCTGGGCATCGTGCGGGAGATCGAAACTGCGCTCCCTGCCAGTTCGGAGCTTGTCGTTCCGAGCCGCACCGTCAGGCTGCCGCTGTCCTGGGACGATCCTGCCACTCGTGAGGCAATCGAGCGGTACATGGCGGGCGTGCGGGACGACGCTCCCTGGTGCCCGTGGAACATCGAGTTCATCCGCCGGATCAACGGGCTGGACTCCGTGAACGACGTCTTCGACACCGTTTTCAACGCGGACTACCTCGTGCTCGGGCTGGGCGACGTCTACCTCGGCGCTCCCGTGGCAACGCCGCTGGACCCGCGGCACCGCCTGGTTACGACGAAGTACAACCCCGCCAGGACCTGGACCCCGGAGAACGCCGTGGGCATCGGCGGCGCGTACATGTGCATCTACGGCATGGAAGGTCCGGGCGGCTACCAGTTTGTCGGCCGCACCACGCAGGTCTGGTCCCGGCACGCCACCGCCGCCCCGTTCGAGCCCGGCTCGCCGTGGCTGCTGAGGTTCTTTGACCGGATTTCCTGGTACCCGGTCAGCCCGGAGGAACTCCTGGACCTGCGGGCGGACATGGCCGCCGGCCGGGGCCGGGGCGTGGAGATCGAGGACGGCACCTTCTCCCTGGCCGAACACGAGGACTTCCTCGAGGAGAACAGCGATTCGATCGCAGCGTTCCGGGCACGGCAGGAGAAAGCCTTCGCCATCGAACGCAAGGCCTGGGAAGACGCCGGAGAGTTCGACCGTGCGGAAAAGGCCGTCGCCATCGCGCCGCCCTCCGAGGAAGTGGTGGTTCCCGACGGCGGAACCCTGGTGAGCTCGCCGTTCGCGGCGAGCGTCTGGAAGGTGGACGTGGCGCCCGGGGACAAGGTGGTGGCGGGCCAGCCGCTGGTCTCCATCGAAGCCATGAAAATGGAAACCGTCCTCACCGCGCCCAGCGACGGGATCGTGTACCGGGTGCTGCCCAGCGCAGGCTCCCAGGTGGTGGCAGGCGAACCGCTGGTGGTCCTCGAAGCGGCGGAACTGAACGAAAAAGCACTCGTTCTCGAAGGGAGCGCGGCATGA
- a CDS encoding 2-hydroxyacid dehydrogenase produces the protein MTRKITVSLPDAVLREYLTPHPDVTVVEWDFSGEPPQAQIDIVVPPYMGGTRILRNLEAVETALVQSQSIGYDGVADSLPAGRVFANAAGVHETSTAELVLAMILASQREFPRLLRNQQDGVWETRPTASLADRRVLIVGYGGVGKAIEQRLIPFETSVSRVASRRRTDGNGVIHGITELPELLPEHDIVVVGVPLSDATTHLIDDAFLAAMPDGALLVNVARGPVADTEALVRHTASGRIRAALDVTDPEPLPQDHPLWGTPGVIITPHVGGASSAMRPRMGRLLQRQIDLMLAGEPPVNVVLGG, from the coding sequence ATGACCCGGAAGATCACTGTCAGCCTGCCCGATGCCGTACTTCGCGAATACCTGACGCCGCACCCGGATGTCACGGTGGTGGAGTGGGACTTCTCAGGCGAACCGCCGCAGGCGCAGATCGACATCGTGGTCCCGCCGTACATGGGCGGGACGCGGATCCTCCGGAATCTTGAAGCCGTGGAAACTGCCCTGGTGCAGAGCCAGTCGATCGGTTACGACGGCGTGGCGGACTCGCTCCCGGCCGGCCGGGTGTTTGCCAACGCGGCCGGTGTGCACGAGACCTCCACCGCGGAACTGGTCCTCGCCATGATCCTGGCCAGCCAGCGCGAGTTTCCGCGTCTCCTGCGCAACCAGCAGGACGGCGTCTGGGAAACCCGGCCCACCGCCAGCCTGGCCGACCGGCGCGTTCTCATCGTGGGCTATGGCGGGGTGGGCAAGGCAATCGAGCAGCGGCTCATCCCGTTCGAAACCAGCGTCAGCCGGGTGGCCAGCCGGCGGCGGACGGACGGGAACGGCGTGATCCACGGGATCACCGAACTGCCGGAACTGCTGCCGGAGCACGACATTGTGGTGGTGGGTGTCCCGCTCAGCGACGCCACCACGCACCTTATCGACGACGCCTTCCTGGCGGCAATGCCCGACGGCGCGCTGCTGGTCAACGTGGCGAGGGGACCGGTGGCGGACACCGAGGCCCTGGTCCGCCACACCGCGTCGGGACGGATCCGCGCCGCGCTGGACGTCACGGATCCCGAGCCGCTGCCGCAGGACCACCCGCTGTGGGGCACGCCCGGCGTCATCATCACCCCGCATGTAGGCGGGGCAAGCTCCGCCATGCGTCCCAGGATGGGCCGCCTGCTGCAGCGGCAGATCGACCTCATGCTGGCAGGGGAGCCTCCGGTCAACGTGGTGCTCGGCGGCTGA
- a CDS encoding Tat pathway signal sequence domain protein, with product MTTEAALNWLDGDAPAELSGGTTWGMPFARGSLAGVGGISVSDADGQPVASQAWPLATWPDGSLKWAGIALPATDAPSAHYRVTSDGGASPEAGPSPEAASGQEIAITETKESVTVSTGTLEMVINRRGSSLFATLSRGGTVVARDGKLVSLLQDSVPDGPGTVSRQAFTGEVTAVVLEQSGPIRAVVRMEGTHRPDSDNGDGRGWLPFVVRFYFYAGARSVRMVHSFIWDGDAEHDFLAGLGVRFTVPLEDQLHDRHVRIAGADGGFLTEAVRGLTGLRRDPGEAVRRAQIDGRATPPLEEWSELVSRRLHLIPAWDDYTLTQLSADGFELRKRTGEGHGWVGISGGTRAAGFCSLSGPSGGFGVGIRNFWQSHPGQLDIRGAATAEAAVTAWLYSPEAQPMDLRFYHDGLGQDIFEEQLEGLEITYEDYEPGFGTPSGIARTHELTLFAYDSTPDTVALAADAEATSTPPLLQATPEYLHSAGVFGDWSPVDRSTPERAGLEDKLDFLFDFYTGQVEQRRWYGFWNYGDVMHTYDADRHVWRYDVGGYAWDNSELSPDLWLWYMYLRSGRADVFRFTEAMTRHTGEVDVYHLGEWRGLGSRHNVQHWGCSAKQLRISTPAYRRFYYYLTADERTGDLLTELVDSDQNFLGLDPTRKVRPDIATYRPDRSALAVGLGTDWGSLAATWLTDWERTGNPRSRDRLLGTMADIGALKYGFLTGEALYDLDQGRFDAGREVISVSHLSAVFGLVEICSELVSLVPDAGFERAWLQYCRLFLATPEEQAREVGRPLDGIYLTQAHSRLTAYAAARLGDAELARRAWDSFAEGGENLNHQEAFMLRKIEPPYVLTPVDEALTVSTNDAAQFGLAVIQNLALIGGHLPALQQVR from the coding sequence ATGACGACCGAAGCAGCACTCAACTGGCTCGACGGCGATGCACCCGCGGAGCTTTCCGGCGGCACCACCTGGGGCATGCCCTTCGCCCGGGGTTCGCTGGCCGGCGTCGGCGGAATCTCCGTCTCGGACGCCGACGGGCAGCCGGTCGCCTCGCAGGCCTGGCCGCTGGCAACGTGGCCGGACGGCTCGCTGAAATGGGCAGGCATTGCACTGCCGGCCACCGACGCGCCCTCCGCCCACTACCGCGTAACGTCCGACGGCGGCGCCTCACCGGAGGCCGGGCCCTCACCAGAGGCAGCATCCGGCCAGGAGATCGCCATCACGGAAACGAAAGAATCCGTCACCGTCTCCACCGGCACGCTGGAGATGGTCATCAACCGACGTGGCTCATCCCTGTTCGCCACCCTCTCCCGCGGCGGCACCGTGGTGGCCCGCGATGGCAAACTGGTCAGCCTGCTCCAGGACAGTGTCCCGGACGGCCCCGGCACCGTCAGCCGGCAGGCCTTCACGGGTGAGGTGACCGCCGTCGTGCTTGAACAAAGCGGTCCGATCCGCGCGGTGGTGCGGATGGAAGGCACGCACCGCCCGGATAGCGACAATGGTGACGGGCGGGGCTGGCTGCCCTTCGTGGTCCGGTTCTACTTTTACGCCGGAGCCCGCAGCGTGCGGATGGTCCACTCCTTCATCTGGGACGGCGATGCCGAGCATGACTTCCTGGCCGGACTCGGCGTCCGGTTCACGGTGCCGCTCGAGGACCAGTTGCACGACAGGCACGTGCGCATCGCAGGGGCCGACGGCGGTTTCCTCACCGAGGCGGTGCGCGGCCTGACCGGCCTGCGCCGCGACCCGGGCGAAGCCGTCCGTCGTGCCCAGATCGACGGACGAGCCACTCCCCCGCTGGAGGAGTGGAGCGAACTGGTGTCCAGACGGCTGCACCTGATCCCGGCGTGGGACGACTACACCCTGACCCAGCTGAGCGCGGACGGCTTCGAGCTCCGCAAACGGACGGGCGAGGGCCACGGCTGGGTGGGAATCTCCGGTGGCACGCGTGCTGCGGGCTTCTGCTCGCTGAGCGGTCCGAGTGGCGGCTTCGGCGTCGGCATCCGCAACTTCTGGCAGTCCCACCCGGGGCAGCTGGACATCCGCGGTGCCGCCACCGCCGAGGCCGCTGTGACGGCGTGGCTGTACTCCCCCGAGGCGCAGCCCATGGACCTGCGGTTCTACCATGACGGACTGGGGCAGGACATCTTCGAGGAACAGCTCGAGGGCTTGGAAATCACCTACGAGGACTACGAACCGGGATTCGGCACCCCCAGCGGCATTGCCCGCACCCACGAACTGACCCTGTTCGCGTACGACTCCACCCCGGACACCGTTGCCCTCGCCGCCGATGCGGAGGCCACCTCCACCCCGCCGCTCCTGCAGGCAACCCCTGAGTACCTGCACTCGGCGGGCGTGTTCGGTGACTGGTCGCCCGTGGACCGCAGCACGCCGGAGCGGGCCGGACTGGAGGACAAGCTGGACTTCCTGTTCGACTTCTACACCGGTCAGGTGGAGCAGCGCCGCTGGTACGGGTTCTGGAACTACGGCGACGTGATGCACACCTACGACGCCGACCGGCACGTCTGGCGCTACGACGTGGGCGGGTACGCCTGGGACAACTCGGAACTCTCCCCCGACCTGTGGCTCTGGTACATGTACCTGCGGTCTGGCCGGGCGGACGTGTTCCGTTTCACCGAGGCCATGACCCGCCACACCGGCGAAGTGGATGTGTACCACCTGGGCGAATGGCGGGGCCTGGGCTCCCGGCACAACGTCCAGCACTGGGGATGCAGCGCCAAGCAGCTGCGGATCAGCACCCCCGCCTACCGGCGGTTCTACTACTACCTGACGGCCGACGAACGCACCGGCGACCTGCTCACAGAACTGGTGGACAGCGACCAGAACTTCCTGGGACTGGACCCCACCCGAAAGGTGCGTCCGGACATCGCCACGTACCGGCCGGACCGGAGCGCGCTGGCCGTGGGCCTGGGAACCGACTGGGGATCGCTGGCCGCCACCTGGCTGACCGACTGGGAACGCACCGGCAATCCGCGCTCACGGGACCGGTTGCTGGGGACGATGGCGGACATCGGCGCCCTGAAATACGGCTTCCTCACGGGCGAAGCCCTGTACGACCTGGATCAGGGAAGGTTCGACGCCGGCCGTGAAGTCATCAGCGTCTCGCACCTGAGCGCGGTGTTCGGTTTGGTGGAAATCTGCAGCGAACTGGTCAGCCTGGTCCCGGACGCCGGGTTTGAGCGCGCCTGGTTGCAGTACTGCAGGCTGTTCCTGGCCACACCCGAAGAACAGGCCCGGGAGGTGGGCCGGCCGCTGGACGGCATCTACCTGACGCAGGCCCACAGCCGGCTCACCGCCTACGCGGC